The Acomys russatus chromosome 18, mAcoRus1.1, whole genome shotgun sequence genome includes a region encoding these proteins:
- the Slc25a30 gene encoding kidney mitochondrial carrier protein 1, translating to MSALNWKPFVYGGLASITAECGTFPIDLTKTRLQIQGQTNDANFREIRYRGMLHALMRICREEGLRALYSGIAPAMLRQASYGTIKIGTYQSLKRLAVERPEDETLLINVVCGILSGVISSAIANPTDVLKIRMQAQNSAVQGGMLGNFINIYQQEGTRGLWKGVSLTAQRAAIVVGVELPVYDITKKHLILSGLMGDTVSTHFLSSFTCGLVGALASNPVDVVRTRMMNQRDLRDGRCSGYKGTWDCLLQTWKNEGFFALYKGFWPNWLRLGPWNIIFFLTYEQLRKLDL from the exons ATGTCAGCCCTCAACTGGAAGCCCTTTGTGTATGGAGGGCTGGCCTCCATCACAGCGGAATGCG gCACATTTCCAATTGATTTAACTAAGACACGGCTCCAGATTCAAGGCCAAACAAATGACGCCAACTTTCGAGAAATCCGGTATCGAGGAATGTTGCACGCGCTGATGAGGATATGCCGAGAAGAAGGGCTGAGGGCACTCTATTCAGG GATTGCCCCCGCAATGCTGCGCCAGGCTTCCTACGGAACCATCAAGATTGGCACTTACCAGAGCTTGAAGCGATTAGCTGTGGAGCGGCCAGAAG ATGAAACCCTGCTGATCAATGTTGTGTGTGGAATCCTCTCTGGAGTCATATCCTCGGCTATTGCTAATCCAACTGATGTTTTGAAA ATCCGAATGCAAGCACAGAACAGCGCAGTTCAAGGAGGAATGCTAGGCAACTTCATTAACATTTACCAGCAGGAAGGGACGAGAGGACTGTGGAAG GGCGTGTCCCTCACAGCTCAGAGGGCGGCCATTGTTGTCGGCGTGGAGCTGCCAGTCTATGACATCACCAAGAAGCACCTGATACTCTCAGGCCTGATGGGAGACACTGTCTCTACgcattttct CTCAAGCTTTACCTGTGGTCTGGTGGGGGCCTTGGCCTCCAACCCAGTTGATGTTGTGAGAACCCGCATGATGAATCAGAGAGACCTTCGAGATGGCAGGTGCTCTGGCTACAAGGGTACCTGGGATTGCCTGTTGCAG ACATGGAAGAACGAAGGGTTTTTTGCTCTATATAAAGGTTTTTGGCCAAATTGGTTACGCCTTGGTCCTTGGAATATCATC TTCTTTTTGACATATGAGCAGCTGAGGAAACTGGACCTGTGA